The window AAGTGGTTGCTCAATCCTTAGAGCAGAGTCGCGATTTGCGTAAAGCGGTTGCGAATATTGAAGCGGCTCGTGCGACATACCGTGTTCAGCGAAGCAGTGAATTTCCAACCATCGAAGTAGGCGCAACAGGCTCTAAAGCGCGTTCGGTCACAGGAGAAAATAGCACAGCTATTTCTCAAAGTTCTTCTGCAACGGTGGGTCTTAGTAGTTATGAGTTAGATTTTTTTGGAAAAGCGAGAAGCCTCAGTGAATCTGAGTTTGAAACGTATAAAGGGGTTGAGGAAGCAGAGCGCTCGGTTCGCATTACCCTCATAGCAGAGACGGTGAGCGCATGGCTTACCTATGCTTCCGACCAAAGTCTTTTGAGCCTTTCACAGCAAACTGAAGCGAGTGCAAAGCACTCTTTAGAGCTTGTGCAAAAAAGGGTTGAGTTAGGCATTGACTCTAAAGTCTCACAGTATAATGCCCAAACGATTCTCCAGCAAGCCAAAGCCGATGTTGCAAGCTATACAACCAAAGTGGCTCAAGATCGTGCTGCTTTAGAGCTTCTTGTGGGTGCTAGAGTCGATGAGGCACTTTTACCAAAAGAGCTTGAGAGTGCGTCACAAAACTGGTTGTCCGATGTTCCTATAGGACTCTCTTCAGAGATTTTGCTTAACCGACCCGATGTTTTGGAAGCAGAGCACAACCTCAAAGCTGCCAATGCCAATATAGGCTCAGCCAGAGCGGCGTACTTTCCTTCGATAACGTTGACAACCAAAGGCGGTGTGGGCTCAAGTACGCTTAGCGGACTTTTTAGTGGAGGCACTTCAACCATCTGGTCGTTTGTACCGAATATCTCTCTGCCTATTTTTGATGCAGGCGAGAGAGAGGCTAATTTAGATTATGCTAAAGCCAAGCGCGATGTGTATATTGCAACGTATGAAGCAGCGATTCAAACCGCATTTAAAGAGGTGAGTTCAGCACTAGCAAGGCGTGCAACCATTTACGATCAATACCACGCGCAAGAAGCCTTGGTGGAAGCAACCAAACAGAGTTATACGCTCTACGACGCACGCTACCAAAAAGGAGTCGATACGTACCTTAATGCGCTTCTTTCACAACGATCTTTCTATAGCTCACAGCAATCACTCATTTCTGTTCGCTTGGAAGAACTGAACAACCGTGTGACGTTGTACCGCGTTTTGGGTGGTGGTTTAGCGCACTAAACTCTTTACATGTAAAGAGTTAATGCGCTTCGCTTTTAATCGTTTTAGGGAGGAGCCAAATCGCTAAAACGCCACTCATTACAGAGATCAGGCATCCTAAAATCATCGTGTGATAAACGCCATCAATAAAGGCTTTATCCACGACGTCTAGGAGCTTTTGTTGCAAAGTCGCGTCGCTTAGGGAAGCGATAGCACTGTGGGCGGATTGGATGGAGGTTTTAAGTGCCACGGCAAGTGAACTTTCCACGTCCATCTCTTTGATGTGTGAGAGATAAATGCGGTTGACGTAGCTTCCCAAAATGGCAATGCTCATCGCGGCTGAGAGTTCAATGGTCGTATCATTGAGCGCACTTCCCACCCCAGCTTTTACTTTGGGAATAGAACCCATAATAGAATCAGTAGAAGGTGGCATCGATAATCCCATGCCCAAACCTTGAATCAAAAATCCGCTAAGAATTGCCCAAAGCGCCATATGCACATCAATTGTAAACACAAACACTGCCATACCCAAAGCAGAGATAATAATCCCACCACCAATGCTCAGATGCGTGCCATAGTGCTTGACAACATGCGGTGCCAACTGTGAGCCAATCATCACGCCCAGTGTCATAGGTGTGAGCAACAAACCAGCCTCTAAAGCGCTGTACCCTTCGACGGTTTGGAAAAGCTGCGAGAAGAAAAACATGGAACCGACCATTCCAAAGACAATCAACGCAATGGCAAAAGATGGGATCGTAAAAGTGCGCTTTTCAAAAAGCTCAAAAGGAATCATCGCGTAGGAGCATCGTCTCTCCCACAGTATAAAAATACCACAAAATACAAATCCAATGATAAGGCTTACTCTAACATCGAAATCAGTCCAACTTTTAACACCTGCTTCGATAATGCCATACGTTAGGGAGAATAAAAAGAGTATGGAAAATAGCATACCGACTAGATCTGCTTTGGCACTTTTGTTGTGCGATTCAGGGAGTATCCATGACGCATAAACAAAGGCAATGAGTCCAATAGGCAAGTTGATAAAAAAGACCCAGTTCCATGAGGTGTATTCGATGATGAAACCGCCTATTAAGGGTCCTAGCCCTTGGCTGAGTCCAAAGATGAGTGACCAAAGACCGATGGCTTTCATTCGCTCAGTAGAGTCTGTAAACATATGTGTAATGATGGAGAGCGTGGAAGGCATAATAAAGGCAGCACCAAAACCGCTCAAACTACGATAAAAAATAAGCTCTGTGGTAGAAGTTGAAAGCCCAGCTCCCAGCGAAGCAAGACTAAAGAGGACAATGCCAATTTTAAGAAATAATTTTCGCCCATAATGATCACCTAAAGCTCCAATGGTAATTAAAATAGAGGCAAAAAAGAGAATGTAAATATCGACAATCCATTGAAG is drawn from Sulfurospirillum arsenophilum NBRC 109478 and contains these coding sequences:
- a CDS encoding efflux transporter outer membrane subunit, giving the protein MSLAVVSFLFSGCVSLAPDYARPSAPVPSTWDMGAKESTRSVQELSWQAFIRDERLSKVVAQSLEQSRDLRKAVANIEAARATYRVQRSSEFPTIEVGATGSKARSVTGENSTAISQSSSATVGLSSYELDFFGKARSLSESEFETYKGVEEAERSVRITLIAETVSAWLTYASDQSLLSLSQQTEASAKHSLELVQKRVELGIDSKVSQYNAQTILQQAKADVASYTTKVAQDRAALELLVGARVDEALLPKELESASQNWLSDVPIGLSSEILLNRPDVLEAEHNLKAANANIGSARAAYFPSITLTTKGGVGSSTLSGLFSGGTSTIWSFVPNISLPIFDAGEREANLDYAKAKRDVYIATYEAAIQTAFKEVSSALARRATIYDQYHAQEALVEATKQSYTLYDARYQKGVDTYLNALLSQRSFYSSQQSLISVRLEELNNRVTLYRVLGGGLAH
- a CDS encoding MFS transporter codes for the protein MQYSHEKRWAGLGALCVAMSIITLDNTVLDVALPSISTDLKATMSELQWIVDIYILFFASILITIGALGDHYGRKLFLKIGIVLFSLASLGAGLSTSTTELIFYRSLSGFGAAFIMPSTLSIITHMFTDSTERMKAIGLWSLIFGLSQGLGPLIGGFIIEYTSWNWVFFINLPIGLIAFVYASWILPESHNKSAKADLVGMLFSILFLFSLTYGIIEAGVKSWTDFDVRVSLIIGFVFCGIFILWERRCSYAMIPFELFEKRTFTIPSFAIALIVFGMVGSMFFFSQLFQTVEGYSALEAGLLLTPMTLGVMIGSQLAPHVVKHYGTHLSIGGGIIISALGMAVFVFTIDVHMALWAILSGFLIQGLGMGLSMPPSTDSIMGSIPKVKAGVGSALNDTTIELSAAMSIAILGSYVNRIYLSHIKEMDVESSLAVALKTSIQSAHSAIASLSDATLQQKLLDVVDKAFIDGVYHTMILGCLISVMSGVLAIWLLPKTIKSEAH